Proteins from one Corynebacterium testudinoris genomic window:
- the rpsR gene encoding 30S ribosomal protein S18 translates to MKQRTNHKKARIEQSRRPKKNPLKAEGIEKVDYKDVKTLRLFISDRHKIRSRRVTGLTPQQQRQVATAVKNAREMALLPFTSR, encoded by the coding sequence ATGAAGCAGCGCACCAACCACAAGAAGGCGCGGATCGAGCAGTCCCGCCGCCCGAAGAAGAACCCCCTCAAGGCTGAGGGAATTGAGAAGGTGGACTACAAGGACGTCAAGACCCTTCGTCTGTTCATCTCCGACCGCCACAAGATCCGTTCCCGCCGCGTCACCGGCCTGACCCCGCAGCAGCAGCGTCAGGTCGCCACCGCAGTGAAGAACGCACGCGAAATGGCACTCCTGCCGTTCACCAGCCGCTAA
- a CDS encoding MFS transporter, with product MSSLSAAPPPTSTDTVDRKGLRQVVGASMAGTIVEWYEFFLYATAATLVFNKIFFPHSDNPYDGIIAAFATYAVGFVARPLGGIIFAHFGDRFGRKHLLQVAIILVGASTFLMGCLPTYGQIGYWAPALLVGLRFIQGIAVGGEWGGAVLLVAEHAPKNERGFWASWPQAALPLGNLLATVVLLVLSATLTDEQFLSWGWRVGFWLSIVIVAIGYYIRTKIQDAPIFQETKARIEANDETRYGVFEVLKKYPRGVLTAMGIRFGENVLYYMVVTFSITYLSVWVGMDTSSILGLILVAHLLQFFMIPIVGRLTDTFGRRPVSIVGSLLAMAWAFTAFPLLNTAEPLVVLLAITLGLLAHSVMYAGQPAVMAEMFPTRMRYAGVSFGYQVTSIVAGSVAPIIATTLLSHYGSWIPIAIYISLAASITLAASLVLRETKGVALADIDADDHQRHLLNV from the coding sequence ATGTCATCTCTATCTGCCGCTCCACCGCCCACTTCCACCGACACCGTGGACCGCAAAGGACTCCGCCAAGTCGTCGGCGCCTCGATGGCTGGAACAATCGTCGAATGGTATGAGTTCTTCCTCTACGCCACCGCGGCCACGCTGGTCTTCAACAAGATCTTCTTTCCCCATTCAGACAACCCTTACGACGGAATTATCGCAGCCTTCGCCACGTACGCAGTCGGCTTCGTAGCGCGCCCCCTGGGCGGCATCATCTTTGCCCATTTCGGCGATCGCTTTGGACGAAAGCACCTCCTCCAGGTGGCAATTATCCTCGTCGGCGCCTCGACATTCCTTATGGGCTGTCTTCCCACCTACGGCCAAATCGGATACTGGGCCCCGGCCCTCCTCGTCGGACTCCGCTTCATTCAAGGCATCGCAGTCGGCGGTGAATGGGGTGGCGCAGTGCTGCTTGTCGCCGAGCATGCACCTAAGAACGAAAGAGGATTCTGGGCTAGCTGGCCCCAGGCTGCACTTCCGCTCGGCAATCTCCTGGCTACCGTAGTTCTCCTCGTACTTTCTGCGACTTTGACCGATGAGCAGTTCCTCAGCTGGGGATGGCGAGTCGGCTTCTGGCTCTCCATTGTCATCGTCGCCATTGGCTACTACATCCGCACCAAGATCCAGGATGCTCCCATTTTCCAGGAGACCAAAGCCCGCATCGAAGCAAATGACGAGACTCGGTACGGAGTATTTGAGGTGCTGAAGAAGTACCCCAGGGGCGTTCTTACAGCGATGGGCATCCGTTTCGGGGAAAACGTCCTCTACTACATGGTTGTCACCTTCTCCATCACTTATCTTTCAGTGTGGGTCGGGATGGACACCAGTAGCATCCTCGGACTCATCTTGGTCGCGCATCTCCTGCAGTTCTTCATGATTCCGATCGTCGGACGGCTGACTGACACTTTCGGCCGGAGACCAGTGTCGATAGTGGGCTCCCTCCTCGCAATGGCGTGGGCATTCACCGCATTTCCGCTCCTCAACACCGCCGAGCCCCTTGTGGTTCTCCTCGCAATCACCTTGGGCTTGCTAGCCCACTCAGTGATGTACGCCGGCCAGCCTGCTGTCATGGCGGAAATGTTTCCTACCCGCATGCGATACGCCGGAGTGTCATTCGGCTACCAGGTCACATCAATCGTCGCAGGATCCGTGGCACCCATCATCGCGACGACCTTGTTGAGCCACTATGGATCCTGGATTCCCATCGCGATCTACATTTCCCTGGCGGCTTCTATCACCCTGGCCGCTTCGTTGGTTCTCCGTGAAACCAAGGGGGTCGCCCTCGCCGACATCGACGCCGACGACCATCAACGCCACCTGCTCAACGTCTAG
- the rpmF gene encoding 50S ribosomal protein L32: protein MAVPKFKKSRANTRMRRSQWKADNVALQEVKIDGQTVRVPRRLVKAAQLGLVEVEQF from the coding sequence ATGGCAGTTCCGAAGTTTAAAAAGTCCCGCGCTAACACGCGCATGCGTCGCTCCCAGTGGAAGGCCGACAACGTCGCCCTCCAAGAGGTGAAGATCGATGGTCAGACTGTTCGCGTTCCGCGTCGTCTGGTCAAGGCTGCACAGCTCGGCCTCGTTGAGGTTGAGCAGTTCTAA
- a CDS encoding CPBP family intramembrane glutamic endopeptidase, translating to MTQNSTTPRPLLPATWWGLVLRVLLATLLILAANLVRLPLHHWAEATFTNANSLLAATTVIFLLTPVVAIAAVAAWMRWVERAPLRATGVLPLRAALPGLAGGIVIVGLAVVVGWAVLALIDAARTPTSSLDGMGEENVILVLLFVVVRAFILQGLPEELIFRGWLFQVTRSRPLFTLAWTTAAFTIIHLSSSGGQENLGDHVIYLLVPLGMGLLAGAVVLWRGLWWAVGTHGGFHLWMAIASAVYPLELGRATWVTLGVTQAIVGAGILWLWSRSHSR from the coding sequence ATGACCCAGAACTCGACTACTCCGCGACCTCTACTACCGGCCACCTGGTGGGGATTGGTACTTCGGGTGTTGCTGGCAACGCTCCTTATCCTCGCGGCCAACCTCGTCCGGCTCCCACTTCACCACTGGGCCGAAGCGACCTTCACCAACGCCAACTCCCTTCTCGCTGCAACGACCGTCATCTTTCTCCTGACTCCCGTCGTCGCCATCGCGGCGGTGGCGGCGTGGATGCGGTGGGTCGAGCGGGCCCCGCTCCGAGCCACGGGGGTGCTGCCCCTCCGGGCCGCCCTCCCCGGCCTGGCAGGGGGCATTGTCATCGTCGGCCTCGCCGTTGTCGTCGGCTGGGCGGTGCTCGCGCTTATCGACGCCGCCCGTACCCCCACATCCTCCCTCGACGGCATGGGAGAGGAGAACGTCATCCTGGTTCTGCTCTTCGTGGTCGTTCGCGCCTTCATCCTGCAGGGCCTGCCCGAGGAGCTCATCTTCCGCGGCTGGCTCTTCCAGGTCACCCGATCCCGGCCGCTCTTCACCCTCGCCTGGACCACCGCCGCCTTCACGATCATTCACCTCAGTTCTTCCGGCGGGCAGGAAAACCTCGGCGATCATGTCATCTATCTCCTCGTTCCCCTGGGCATGGGTCTGCTGGCAGGGGCCGTTGTCTTGTGGCGGGGCCTGTGGTGGGCGGTAGGAACCCACGGAGGCTTTCACCTGTGGATGGCCATCGCCTCCGCGGTCTATCCCTTGGAACTGGGGCGCGCGACGTGGGTGACGTTAGGAGTCACCCAGGCGATTGTGGGCGCGGGCATCCTGTGGCTTTGGTCGAGGAGTCATAGCAGGTAA
- the rpmB gene encoding 50S ribosomal protein L28, with translation MSAICQVTGRKPQFGKSVSHSHRRTSRRWNPNVQRRRYFVPSLGRTITLTVSTKGIKIIDRDGIESVVAKIRARGEKI, from the coding sequence ATGTCGGCTATTTGCCAGGTCACGGGACGCAAGCCGCAGTTCGGCAAGTCCGTCTCGCACTCGCACCGCCGCACTTCGCGCCGTTGGAACCCCAACGTGCAGCGTCGTCGGTATTTTGTGCCCTCTTTGGGCCGTACCATCACCCTGACTGTTTCCACCAAGGGAATCAAGATCATCGATCGCGATGGCATTGAGTCCGTTGTCGCCAAGATTCGCGCACGTGGGGAGAAGATCTAA
- a CDS encoding TetR/AcrR family transcriptional regulator, whose amino-acid sequence MAGAVGRPRKNSPRRRGSTAREEILDASAELFTTKGFATTSTHQIADAVGIRQASLYYHFPSKTEIFLTLLKSTIEPSSQLATSLGESDVSPTLRLWALVAAEARLLLSSRWNVGRLYQLPVAASEEFADYHAQRTELNDIFRSLASAIVGADDPRIDLPFHIALSAIEMRPNDGTIPEPLSTSSLPSTAVMLADAALDVLHAPLPDDREARTLELIAQVGAPDSV is encoded by the coding sequence TTGGCAGGAGCAGTAGGCCGTCCCCGCAAAAACAGCCCCCGACGCCGCGGTTCAACGGCCCGGGAAGAAATTCTCGACGCCTCCGCCGAGCTATTCACCACCAAAGGCTTCGCCACCACCTCCACCCACCAAATCGCCGACGCCGTGGGCATCCGCCAAGCCTCCCTCTACTACCACTTCCCGTCCAAGACCGAGATCTTCTTGACGCTGCTGAAGTCCACCATCGAGCCCTCCTCCCAACTCGCCACCTCCCTCGGCGAATCGGACGTCTCCCCCACCCTGCGACTCTGGGCGCTAGTCGCCGCCGAAGCCCGCCTCCTGCTCTCCAGCCGCTGGAACGTCGGCCGCCTCTACCAACTCCCCGTCGCCGCCTCCGAAGAATTCGCCGACTACCACGCCCAACGCACCGAGCTCAACGACATCTTCCGCTCCCTCGCATCCGCCATCGTCGGCGCCGACGACCCCCGCATCGACCTCCCCTTCCACATCGCGCTATCCGCCATCGAGATGCGCCCCAACGACGGCACCATCCCCGAGCCGCTGTCTACCTCATCGTTGCCGTCGACGGCCGTCATGCTTGCCGACGCCGCCCTCGACGTCCTCCACGCCCCCCTCCCCGACGACCGCGAAGCCCGCACCTTAGAGCTCATCGCTCAGGTCGGCGCCCCAGACAGCGTCTAA
- a CDS encoding LysR family transcriptional regulator, with product MVSRIETGHLEALLTFLTVARLGRFTAAAETLGVNHSTVSRRLADLEKSLGEKLLTRGHNGWELTEFGARAMVAAETAEKSLQELHSLNSDKDSTQLTGVVRVAAPDAFTTNVAVPAFAKLQRAEPGLGIEIMTATQQVRQRRSGVDIEVVIGHPKVNKALTRRLMSYNLCLYATNEYLNWMGTPTTLEDLATHRLNYYIESALQVDDLDLGARRIPAFKDGISSTSVFAHMASTLSGAGFGLLPDYLGNDPRLVRLLPSQFIHKVTYWAVVREENNRNPAVRACLKMLELEAAELEKATMEQHKARGTDVI from the coding sequence ATGGTGTCGCGAATAGAGACAGGCCACTTGGAGGCGCTTCTCACTTTTCTGACGGTGGCGAGGCTGGGACGCTTCACAGCTGCGGCAGAAACGTTGGGTGTCAACCACTCAACCGTTTCGAGGCGGCTGGCTGACCTGGAGAAGTCTCTCGGGGAAAAGCTCTTAACGCGTGGCCACAATGGCTGGGAGCTTACGGAGTTTGGTGCGCGGGCGATGGTGGCAGCCGAGACTGCGGAAAAATCACTCCAGGAGCTCCACTCCCTCAATAGTGACAAGGACTCAACGCAGCTAACCGGTGTCGTCAGGGTTGCCGCTCCAGACGCGTTCACTACCAACGTGGCCGTACCGGCTTTCGCGAAGTTGCAGCGGGCAGAGCCAGGTCTGGGCATTGAAATTATGACTGCCACCCAGCAGGTTCGACAACGACGTTCGGGAGTAGATATCGAGGTCGTGATCGGGCATCCGAAAGTGAATAAGGCACTGACCCGGCGATTGATGTCCTACAACCTCTGCTTATACGCCACAAATGAGTACCTCAACTGGATGGGGACACCCACGACGTTGGAGGATCTGGCGACCCATCGATTGAATTACTACATTGAGTCTGCGCTGCAGGTCGACGATTTGGACCTCGGCGCGAGACGTATTCCGGCCTTTAAGGACGGCATCAGCTCGACCAGCGTGTTTGCTCACATGGCATCCACACTGTCAGGAGCTGGTTTCGGACTGCTGCCTGACTACCTTGGCAATGATCCTCGGTTGGTCAGACTTCTTCCCTCGCAGTTCATCCACAAAGTGACGTATTGGGCAGTTGTCCGTGAAGAGAACAATCGAAACCCAGCAGTTCGAGCCTGCTTGAAAATGCTCGAGCTGGAGGCGGCAGAGCTGGAAAAGGCCACCATGGAACAGCACAAAGCCCGGGGAACTGACGTGATCTGA
- the rpsN gene encoding 30S ribosomal protein S14, which yields MAKKSKIAKNEQRKEIVARYAERRAELKAVINNPNTNDEDRLEAQFELNRQPRDASPVRVRNRDAHDGRPRGFLRKFGLSRVRMREMAHRGELPGVRKSSW from the coding sequence ATGGCTAAGAAGTCCAAGATCGCCAAGAACGAGCAGCGCAAGGAAATCGTCGCCCGCTACGCGGAGCGTCGCGCTGAGCTCAAGGCCGTCATCAACAACCCGAACACCAACGACGAGGATCGCCTGGAGGCTCAGTTCGAGCTGAACCGCCAGCCCCGCGACGCCTCGCCGGTGCGCGTCCGCAACCGCGATGCTCACGATGGTCGCCCCCGCGGCTTCCTCCGCAAGTTCGGCCTTTCCCGTGTCCGCATGCGCGAGATGGCTCACCGCGGTGAGCTCCCGGGCGTCCGTAAGTCCAGCTGGTAA
- a CDS encoding response regulator transcription factor has translation MKILVVDDEQAVRESLRRSLAFNGYDVVLAEDGVEALEEIPRALPDLIIVDVMMPRMDGLEVCRNLRSSGYDRPILVLTARDGVSDRVAGLDAGADDYLPKPFALEELLARVRSLLRRAAVEAAPQMEDTKKLEFEDLTLDPETRDVMRAKRGISLTRTEFSLLRLLMQNPRRVLSRNTILEEVWGYDFPTSGNALEVYIGYLRRKTEADGEIRLIHTVRGVGYVLRETAP, from the coding sequence ATGAAGATTCTTGTAGTCGATGACGAACAGGCCGTGCGTGAGTCTCTGCGACGGTCCTTGGCGTTCAATGGATATGACGTCGTGCTGGCCGAAGATGGCGTGGAGGCCCTCGAAGAAATCCCTCGCGCCCTGCCAGATCTGATCATCGTCGATGTCATGATGCCGCGGATGGATGGCTTGGAAGTGTGCCGCAATCTGCGCAGCTCTGGGTATGACCGCCCGATCCTCGTGCTGACCGCTCGTGATGGGGTCTCTGACCGAGTGGCCGGGCTCGACGCGGGTGCGGATGACTACCTTCCCAAACCCTTCGCCCTGGAAGAGCTGCTTGCCCGCGTTCGTTCCCTCCTGCGCCGGGCCGCCGTGGAGGCTGCCCCGCAGATGGAAGACACGAAGAAGCTCGAGTTCGAGGATCTGACCCTGGACCCGGAGACACGTGATGTGATGCGCGCCAAGCGCGGCATCAGCCTCACCCGCACTGAGTTCTCGCTGCTGCGCCTGCTCATGCAGAACCCTCGCCGCGTGCTCTCCCGCAACACCATCCTCGAGGAGGTGTGGGGCTATGACTTCCCGACGTCGGGCAACGCGTTGGAGGTCTACATTGGCTACCTGCGCCGCAAGACGGAAGCTGATGGCGAGATCCGCCTCATTCACACAGTCCGCGGTGTCGGCTACGTCCTCCGGGAGACCGCTCCGTGA
- a CDS encoding putative nucleotidyltransferase substrate binding domain-containing protein produces MLHPSLTDLTEQALTSRSPAMVRGVLAESKDLLRNALSHQEPVGDLTAWYSRTILAALSSPAVASLLSGVTVRPIGALGRHEALPTDPVGWILIGTSPAANSALTELFLEAGLPVFGTHDPATETQWSERAASATDAATAGMLIDAHLLTTSRPLPALLERAIAHRPPAVRLTEGRPDYDTDVNIHATLMDPAVDVARWAGLLASSTGTTTRARLSDALAAGILTADEADSLTQAWNTGAALEMNRWYDNLPGDTTLIANLSAVDRSAYGAAARLVASALRSLAARHNISLDEGREQ; encoded by the coding sequence GTGCTTCACCCGTCCCTGACCGACCTCACCGAGCAGGCGCTCACCAGCCGCTCGCCCGCCATGGTCCGCGGCGTGCTGGCCGAGTCCAAGGACCTCCTCCGCAACGCCCTCTCCCACCAAGAGCCGGTCGGCGACCTCACCGCGTGGTACTCGCGGACCATTCTCGCGGCGCTGTCCAGCCCCGCCGTGGCATCTCTGCTTTCCGGGGTGACCGTTCGCCCCATCGGCGCCCTCGGCCGCCACGAAGCCCTCCCCACTGACCCCGTCGGGTGGATCCTCATCGGCACCTCCCCGGCCGCGAACTCCGCCCTGACGGAGCTCTTCCTCGAAGCCGGCCTGCCCGTCTTTGGCACCCACGACCCCGCCACGGAAACCCAGTGGTCCGAGCGGGCAGCGTCCGCCACCGATGCCGCTACCGCCGGCATGCTTATCGACGCCCACCTGCTCACCACCAGCCGCCCCCTCCCCGCTCTGCTCGAACGGGCCATCGCGCACCGCCCTCCGGCGGTCCGCCTCACCGAAGGCCGACCGGACTACGACACGGACGTCAACATCCACGCCACCCTCATGGATCCCGCCGTCGACGTCGCCCGCTGGGCCGGACTCCTCGCCTCCTCAACGGGGACGACAACCCGCGCCCGTCTCAGCGATGCCCTCGCCGCGGGCATCCTCACCGCCGATGAGGCCGATTCCCTCACCCAAGCCTGGAACACCGGCGCCGCCCTGGAAATGAATCGCTGGTACGACAACCTCCCCGGCGACACCACCCTCATCGCCAACCTATCCGCAGTCGACCGCAGCGCCTACGGAGCCGCCGCCCGCCTCGTCGCCAGCGCCCTCAGGTCCCTCGCCGCCCGACACAACATCTCCCTCGACGAAGGTCGCGAGCAGTGA
- a CDS encoding sensor histidine kinase codes for MDRKLLGFFFGIAMFLFLSAVLSENRPVAWQLGGVVTAVILLVAWLAWIHQPRRSTALVFAVVSFVSFIVADSMVSIGIQWVTLVVVLFSLGRAWAVGYGVLVVVTTLLAHISIRSPLDRILLETIAAILIAAAGLALAELFQRNQRMLHELEDTNKMLRDSLRDSTELAYAHERERIAASLHDGLGHRLTTIGLGLDYSARMIDRDPHRAREEVQRARQSTTEALNLMRATVRAMRPVTISTIGTGSEADPALAETLREFAATFDSTSLAVTVVDETGDDRPSPARSAFIVRFVQEALTNVLRHSGADRAVITLVGQDISVSDNGHGNEADPSFGLSHLQQSAPTHGYRLEISPHGGIDGGSRLSLITAEAS; via the coding sequence ATGGACCGCAAGCTCCTTGGCTTCTTCTTCGGCATCGCCATGTTCTTGTTTCTCAGCGCCGTCCTCTCCGAGAATCGTCCGGTGGCCTGGCAGCTCGGTGGAGTGGTCACCGCTGTCATCCTTCTGGTGGCGTGGCTCGCGTGGATCCACCAGCCCCGGCGCAGCACCGCGCTGGTGTTCGCCGTGGTCTCTTTCGTCTCCTTCATCGTCGCGGATTCGATGGTGAGCATCGGCATACAGTGGGTCACGCTGGTGGTCGTGTTGTTCAGCCTCGGGAGGGCCTGGGCCGTGGGCTATGGAGTGTTAGTGGTGGTGACTACGTTGTTGGCCCACATCAGCATTCGCAGCCCGCTCGACCGCATATTGTTGGAAACCATCGCGGCTATCCTTATTGCCGCCGCGGGGCTGGCGCTGGCCGAGCTGTTTCAACGCAACCAACGCATGCTCCATGAGTTGGAGGACACCAACAAAATGCTGCGGGACAGCCTCCGGGATTCCACGGAACTGGCCTACGCCCACGAGCGCGAGCGAATCGCAGCGTCCCTCCATGACGGCCTGGGGCATCGACTCACCACCATTGGCCTGGGATTGGATTACTCCGCCCGCATGATCGACCGCGATCCCCATCGTGCCCGCGAAGAGGTTCAGCGGGCCAGACAATCCACCACCGAGGCACTGAATCTGATGCGCGCCACCGTTCGCGCGATGCGCCCCGTCACCATCAGCACCATCGGCACCGGGAGTGAGGCAGACCCAGCGCTGGCGGAAACACTGAGGGAGTTTGCCGCCACCTTCGATTCCACGAGTTTGGCGGTCACTGTCGTAGACGAGACAGGCGACGATAGACCGTCCCCCGCCCGGAGCGCCTTCATCGTGCGCTTCGTGCAGGAGGCTCTGACCAACGTCCTCCGCCACTCGGGCGCCGATCGAGCGGTCATCACCTTGGTCGGTCAGGACATCTCGGTATCCGATAACGGCCACGGCAATGAGGCCGATCCCAGCTTCGGCCTGAGCCACCTCCAACAATCCGCCCCGACTCACGGGTACCGCCTGGAGATCTCGCCCCACGGCGGCATCGATGGCGGCAGCCGCCTGAGCCTCATCACCGCTGAGGCATCATGA
- a CDS encoding response regulator yields MSATIKALLIDDHLMLLRGLSLLFETIEGIDIVATTTDGSQAMHLARTHGVDIIITDAAMPGTDGLAVVTACAPHLPTLVLTTFDDAALVDRLIAAGAAGYLLKDVSPDDLADAIRAAVDGGLVLDPRIARHAWASKSTNREGELAVLTRTERVVAKLVSTGLNNQEIAAELHLAEGTVKNHVSALLRKLQARDRTMLALRLSKAFGQ; encoded by the coding sequence ATGAGCGCCACCATCAAAGCATTGCTTATCGACGACCACCTCATGCTGCTTCGCGGTCTATCACTGCTTTTTGAGACGATCGAGGGCATCGACATTGTCGCCACCACCACCGATGGCTCCCAGGCGATGCACCTGGCACGCACCCACGGCGTCGACATCATCATCACCGATGCCGCCATGCCCGGCACCGACGGCCTCGCCGTGGTGACCGCATGCGCACCGCACCTGCCCACTCTCGTGCTCACCACCTTCGACGACGCCGCACTCGTCGACCGGCTGATCGCGGCCGGCGCCGCGGGCTACCTTCTCAAAGACGTCTCCCCTGATGACCTCGCCGATGCCATCCGCGCCGCCGTGGACGGCGGCCTGGTCCTGGACCCGCGCATTGCGCGACACGCGTGGGCGTCGAAAAGCACCAACCGGGAGGGGGAGCTGGCGGTGCTCACCCGCACCGAACGGGTCGTGGCGAAGCTAGTGTCGACGGGGCTTAATAACCAGGAAATTGCCGCCGAACTCCACCTGGCCGAGGGCACCGTGAAAAACCACGTCTCGGCCCTGTTACGCAAGCTGCAGGCCCGCGATCGGACGATGCTGGCGCTGCGGCTATCGAAGGCTTTCGGGCAGTGA
- the rpmG gene encoding 50S ribosomal protein L33 — MARNDIRPIIKLKSTAGTGYTYVTRKNKRNNPDRISLMKFDPVVRKHVEFREER; from the coding sequence ATGGCACGTAATGACATTCGTCCGATCATCAAGCTGAAGTCTACGGCTGGCACGGGTTACACCTACGTCACTCGTAAGAACAAGCGCAACAACCCCGATCGCATCTCGCTGATGAAGTTTGATCCGGTCGTCCGCAAGCACGTCGAATTCCGCGAGGAGCGATAA
- a CDS encoding type B 50S ribosomal protein L31 produces MKKDIHPDYHPVVFQDAGTGFQFLTRSTVKSERSVTWEDGNEYPLIVVDVTSESHPFWTGAQRVMDTAGRVEKFEKRFGGMARRKKKA; encoded by the coding sequence ATGAAGAAGGATATCCATCCCGACTACCACCCGGTGGTCTTCCAGGACGCCGGCACCGGCTTCCAGTTTCTGACCCGTTCCACGGTCAAGAGCGAGCGCTCTGTGACCTGGGAAGACGGTAATGAGTACCCGCTGATCGTCGTTGACGTCACCAGCGAGTCTCACCCGTTCTGGACCGGCGCACAGCGTGTCATGGACACCGCTGGCCGCGTTGAGAAGTTTGAAAAGCGTTTCGGCGGCATGGCCCGTCGCAAGAAGAAGGCCTAA